Sequence from the uncultured Flavobacterium sp. genome:
TCGTTGGATTCTTAAAGAAATCCTCTGCTAACTTCGGAATCACTTCGATAGAATCCGGGAAGTTTTTCGTAAAAAAATCTTCAACCATTTTGCGATCTGTTAAAGACGCAAATGAATTTTTCCCTTCAAAAGGCATGAATAAAGTACACGTAAAACTTCCATCTAAATTAGGAAGTGCAATTAACATATATTCGCCTCGAGGCCAAATATGAAATGAGTTTTTATCTAATTTATGAGTAGCGTCAGCATTTGCCGGAATATTCAATTCTTTATATCCCATATTCAAAAATTCCTGCGAATAATTAAACATGCTTTGACGTTGCATTCTGTGTCTGATTCTCGAAAAAGCGCCATCGGCACCAAAAACCATATCGTATTTTTTCTCCTCCCACTCGCCTCTTTCGGTTTCGCCAATATGCAAAGTCGCATCACTTAACGTTACATCCCAGATTTTTTGGTCAAACAAAAATTCGGCTCCGGCTTCTTCAGCAAGATCGATCATTTTCCGATTCAAAGTTCCCCTAGAAATCGAATAAATAGACTCGCCTTCTTGTCCGTAATTCTGAAAATTGAGTTTATCAACCAAATGAATCGCGCGTTTATCCATTGGAATTGCGATTTCGCGAACCGAATCGCCAACGCCAACAGCATCAAGAGCTTTCCAACCACGATTAGACATAGCCAGATTAATAGAACGACCCGAAAAATTAATTTTGCGAATATCAGGACTTCGATCATAAACATGAACGGTGTGACCTGCTTTTTTAAGATAAATTGCCAATAGCGATCCTACTAATCCAGAACCAACAACAGCAATTTTTAGTGAAGTTTGCATCAAGAAAAATCTAAATATAAGATCGTAAAAATAAGTAATAATTATACAAGAGCTTAAAAATAAAGGAAATATTTATGATAAATCTGGGCATGACCCGCAGAAAAAGCGGGTCGGGCTTTCGGCTATATTCCAGATTAACAAAAACTACGGCTAAAAAGCCTTGTTTTTCTAAATCGGGAGATACCGCCTTTATCCCTCATGCAACTCTTGGTTTCATAACAAATTTTGGTTTTTATTGATTTATTAGAAATCCGAAAAAGCCTACTTTCGCTTGAAACTAAAATTAATTCACCCACAGATTTAACGGATTGAACGGATTTTCACAGCTATTACTATAAAACTAAAGACGGCGTTGATTAAAAATCCGCGCTAATCTGTTCAATCCGTTAAATCTGCGGGCAATAAACGAACTACTTCACTCAAATAAATAACAATGAAAAGCGAACTATTACAATCCGACATCATTTTAGAAAACGAACGAGTTTTATTAATTCCATTCGAAAATGAAAGAAACATCGAACTCAAAGAAATTATTTTTGACGACGAAATCTGGAAATACATGGGAATATATGTAAGAAATGATTCTGACTTCGAGAATTACATCAAAAACACCTTAAAACAAAAAGCCGACGGAATATGTTATCCATTTTTAATAATTGACAAAACAACGAACAAAGTTGCAGGAAGCACGCGTTACGGTTATCTAAATCATGCAAGTCAAAAATGCGAAATTGGCTGGACTTGGTACGGAAAAGATTTCCAGGGAACAGGTTTAAATAAAGCCTGTAAATATGAATTACTAAATTTTGGTTTCGAAAAAATTCAATTCAGAAGAATACAATTCAGCGCAGATCTTGAGAACAAAAAATCACAACGAGCAATCGAAAAACTTGGTGCCGTAAAAGAAGGAATCTTTAGAAATAACTATGTCGATTCTGAAGGAAAAAGTAAAGATGACGTTTATTATAGTGTGATTTTGGAGGAATGGAAGAATACTAAAAGAGATAATTTCTCAGAGTATAGCTAAAAATACTATTTTAGTGTTGTATAAAAACAATCAATCTTTTAATAAACGAGCTAGCTTATGGTCTTTACAATAAAAAAAACAATTGCTTTCATAATCATTTTAGCTTTTGTTAGTTGTGTTAATAAAGATCCTTATCCATATAAAGTTTCCGACTTTAGAACTGAATTGGAAGAACCGCTTAAAAAACTAGCACAAGAAAAAGAATTACCCGTTCGAGATACAATTGCAAGAAATTATGTAAGAGACCATAGTTCGAAAGAAGAACTATTACAATTATTAAACTGCAACAATCCATTACTAAGAGTTGTTGCTTACAGAGCAATTGTGAATAGAAAAGAGAAAGATTATTTCAAAATTCTTTTGGGTCATCTCAATGACACTACAAAAGTCACGTGGTGGTATTATGAAGATGCCGCTGGAGAATTTACAGTTTCAGATTTATTAGTAAGAAAAGCTGAGGAAGCAAATAAACTTTCGAAACAAGAAAAAAAGATTTTAGTTGATAGTGTTTTACTTAAACATGCTTATTTAGAAACATCAATTTGGATGATACAAGATATTGAGCCCCAAGAAAAATATTATTCCATTATAAAAAATAAATCCAAAATAAAAACAGACCGATGTGGAGACCATTTAAGCGCTTGTTATGCTCTTTCAAAATTTAAGAAAAAAGAAGATTTGGTTTTCTTAAAAAATACATTTAACGATTTAGAAAGTCCATGTGAAGACTGGATTTTTAAAGCAATAGAAAACAATCCTAACGAAATTTATTTTCCAGTACTTGAAAAATATTTTAAAGAAGTAATCAGGAAGAAAAAGCCATCTTCATACGAAGATTTAAAATACTATTGTAGAGCGGTTGCAGTTTATAAAAATGAAAAAAGCTTAGCATTGCTTACAGAATTACTAAAAAAATCAAATTATCCTGATCCGTGGTATTTTACAGACAATCAAGAATATACATTTAAAGCAATTCACAAATATAAAAGTCCTGTTTATCAAAATCTCTATAAAGAACTAAAACCTAAAATGAGCGATTTTGTTTTTAAATACCTAGATGAGCCAGATTACGATGATCGAAAAACATGGTGAAATAATTAAAATCAAAAAGTATATTACTTTAGCCAAGAAGTAAGAAACAAATTACTTCTTTAGAACACAACATAAACCTCAAAATGAACCTATATTCAGAATATTATGTCAGCAAAAACTGCGAACGGTTTGTCAATAAAATTTGGTATCTTGATAATAGTATCGGCGAAAGCCTGATCGAAAACAAACTTGTTTTACCAAATGGTTGTTTTAATCTGGCAATTGTAAGCGGAAATGCAATAGAAGTTCATACGAGCAAAAATAAATACACGATGAACGAAGGTTTTTACTTTTGTTCGCAAATGACTAATAAGGTTTTGGTTAATATTCAGCCTAAAACCAAGGTTACAATAATTCAATTGCACGCCTGGACACTTTCGATGTTTCCGAATTATGATTTGAGCAATTTTTCAGATTCTATTCTAAAAATTGATCAAACGGAATTGCCTTTTGCAACCAAAATTGATTCGGGATTAAATAGTGATGTTTTAGAATTACTAAATATACTCAACATTTATTTTGAAGAATTAAACCTTTTAAATCCAACTAAAAATACAATCGAAAAGATCTGTGAGATTATAAAACTTCATCATGAAGAAATTACAGTTTCGGAAATTGGAAAGAGTTTAAAGGTTTCACAACGATTATTACAGATTAAATTTAAAACGGCAACCGGACTTACGATTAAAAATTATATTCAGATTCTGAAATTCAGAAAGTCAGTTGATCAAATGGTGAATTCCAATCTGGACAAACTCAGTTTGACGGATGTAGCGCTTTATAATAAATATTTTGATCAGTCTCACTTTATAAAAAAGTTTAAAGATGTGACCAAAACAACTCCAAAAATGTTCAATTCAAATTTGTATTTTCTTTCAAAAAAAAGATAAGATTTCGCATTTGTACAATTTTGTGAATTCCGATTAAACTAATATTGCAAAATCATTAATCAATCAAATCAATCACAAAATGAATATTAACAAATCAATTTTCCGGTTAAAAGCAATCTTAGTTGGAATACTTCTTTTCCAATTCCAAATTGGCTTTTCACAAGAAGAAAAAAACTCAGAAATATACAAAACCATAATGTCAAGAGACAGCCTTCTGTTTAATGTTGGCTTTAATACTTGCGACATTTCACAGTTTGAGAATCTTTATAGCGACAAATTTGAATTTTATCATGATAAAGACGGTCCTTCTGATAAAGCTCAATTTTTATTCAACCTTAAAAAAGGTCTTTGTGGTTCTCGCGAAACTTATAAAGCTCGAAGATATTTAGTCCCAAATAGCACCGAAATATATCCGCTATATAACAAAGGTGTTTTATATGGCGCTGTACAAATAGGAATCCATCAATTTTATGAGAAATCAATTGGTAAAAATGAATCTTTTGAAAACGCTAAAGAAAAATTTGGAAGCACAGCAAGATTTACACATTTATGGACTCTGGAAAATGGTGTCTGGAAATTAACCAGATCTCTTAGTTACGATCATCAAAGTACTAACACTGCCGGAACAAAATCAGATATTTTTGATAACGATCAGGAAATTGAAAAATGGCTGACTCAAAATAATATTCCAACATTAGGAATTGGCGTTATCAACAACGGAAAACTACAAGAAGTAAAGGTATTTGGAGAACTTCAAAAAGGAGTTTCGGCGCCTTATAACACAATTTGGAATGTTGCTTCCTTGACAAAACCAGTAACTTCAATTGTAGCATTAAAATTAGTAAGTTCCGGAAAATGGGATCTTGACGAACCGCTTTATAAATATTGGACTGATCCGGATATTGCAAATGATCCAAATACGAAACTTCTAACAACAAGAATTATTTTAAGCCATCAAACTGGTTTCCCAAATTGGAGATTTATGAACGAATCCGGCAAATTGGATTTTAAATTTAAACCCGGAACAAAATACCAATATTCAGGTGAAGGATTAGAATATTTGAGAAAAGCATTAGAAAAGAAATTCCATAAAACATTGGATCAATTAGCAGATGAATTAATTTTTCAGCCTCTAAAAATGACTGACACTAAATTTTTATGGAAAGACATAACTGATGTTTCAAGATATGCAATTGGATATGATAATAAAGGAAATGCCTACGAACCAACTAAAAACAAAACAGTAAACGCTGCCGATGATTTATTGACAACAATTGGAGATTACGGAACATTTTTATGCAGCATAATGAATAGCGATGGATTGAGTAAAAAAGTTTTTGACGATATGACATCGCATCAAATAGAGACTAAGAAAAACAAATACTTTGGATTAGGTTTTGAGATCTACGATTTAGGAAACGATAATTATGCGTTGTCGCACGGTGGCGCGGATAAAGGTGTTCAAACTATATTTTTATTGCTTCCGAAAACAAAACAAGGATTAGTAATTTTTACTAATGTTGACGACGGTTATAAAGTTTATGAAAAAATAGTTACGCATTATTTGGGTGAAAACGGTCAAAAAATAATCGATATCGAAACGAAATAAACATGAGTCAAAAGTAAAACATTAATAAAATCATAATTATGAAACTCATGATAAAACTATTTATTCTTATACTACTATTTTTAACGCAAGCGGCTTTTGCCCAAACGAATAAAGATGTCTTAAAAATGGCTGCGTTGAGAACCGAAATTATCAAAATGGATAGTTTACTTTTCACAGTTGCCTTCAATCAATGTGACACTACACTTTTCAAAAAAATAATTGCTGACGACATCGAATTCTATGATGATCGTTCCGGACTAAATGCTTCTAAAGCAAATGAGATAAAATCTTTAATGTCTAAATGTGCGATGTCTAAAAAATTAATCCGAAAACTAAATTCTACTACAATTGATAAATTGGGTGATTTTGGTGCAGTACAATTAGGCGAGCATACCTTCTATTTTGACGGTAAACCAGAAGGAACCGCAAAGTTTATTCATATCTGGGAACGAAAAGAGAATGAATGGCACTTAAAACGAATTGTGAGTTATGAGCACAGACCTATTAAAAAATAACTTCCAGAATTTGTTCTGATACTATTGTAATTAAAGGAATTTGAAAAAAAATTGATTAAATGTGAAACCAAATGAAATTTTTGTCGTCTATTAAGATTACAGCATAGTTCAAAGCATTGCTTTAATTTGTAATTTCGTTTAAAAAATTAAATTACAGATGTTTATAAAGTTTCAATCATCAAATCAAAAAATCAAATAACATTTTAATTAACCTTAATTACTAATCATCAATCAAAATGAAAAATTCAATCAAACTAATTGCTGTTTGCCTTTTTGTGCAACTGTTTTCTCTTGCTGTTTCTGCGCAGGACAAAGCAAAACAAATTGACCAATTATTAACCAAATACAAGGAATACGGACAATTTAACGGATCTGCATTAATTGCTGAAAACGGAAAAATTATTCTAAAAAAAGGATATGGTTTAGCGAATATGGAATGGGATATTCCGAATCAGCCGAACACAAAATTTAGATTAGGTTCAATAAGTAAACAATTTACAGCTTTGCTAATCGTTAAATTGGCAGAAGAAGGCAAACTAAAACTTGACGTGCCAATTACCACTTATTTACCGGATTATCCGAAAGAAACTGGTGATAAAATAACGATTCATAATTTATTGACGCATACTTCCGGAATTCCAAATTATACTTCTTCTCCAAATTTTCTTAGAGACAAAAGCCGTAATCCTTATACTCCGGAAGATTTTATAAAAACATTCAATAAATTACCTCTTGAATTTACTCCTGGCGAAAAATTCAGATACAGCAATTCAGGTTACTTTTTATTAGGATATATTATCGAAAAAGTTTCGGGTAAAACATACGAGCAATATTTACAGGAAATTATTCTTACTCCGCTAAAAATGGCTAATACAGGTTATGATCATTTTGAAGTTATCATAAAAAACAGAGCTTCAGGTTATGAAAAAAATGGAAAAAATATTAGTAATGCTTCATTTATCGACATGAGTATTCCGTATGCAGCAGGTTCTTTATATTCTACTGTAGAAGATTTATATCTTTGGGATCAGGCACTTTATACCAATAAATTACTTTCGGCAAAATCAATGGATTTATTATTCAAACCTTATATCACAACAGGTGGAAATGATTTTTATGGCTACGGATGGTTTACAAGCGAAGAAACCGTTGGAAAGAAAACAGATAAAGTAAAAGTAATAGAACATGGCGGAGGAATCAATGGTTTTAATACCGTTATTTCGCGTATGCCGGCAGATAAAAACCTAGTTGTTTTATTGAATAATACTGGCGGAACTGTTTTAAGCGAAATGAACAATAGCGTCAGAGCGATTCTATACAATCAGTCTTTTGATGAGCCTAAAAAATCACTGGCATTTGAACTTTTAGATGTTTACACTGAAAAAGGTGCAACAATTGGAACAAATACTTATAAGAAATTAAAAAGCGATCCTACTTACGGAATCAAAGAAAACGACATAAACCAAGTTGGATATCAATTATTACAAACCGGAAAAAAGAAAGAAGCTATCGAAGTTTTTAAAATCAATGTAGAAACTTTTCCAAAATCAGGAAATGCTTATGACAGTTTAGGCGAAGCTTATCTTGCTGATGGCGATAAAACGTTAGCCATTGTAAATTATAAAAAATCAGTAGAACTTGATCCAACAAACGAAAACGGCAAAAAGGTTCTTGACGAAATTTCCAAAAAATAATACTTCTAAGTTTTAGCATTCAGAAACAGTAATCCTAATCTTACCAACTCCTAAAGTTCTGGTTTATGACCAAAACTTTAGGAGTTTTTTGTTTGAAATTGCATTTTCCGATTCCATATTTACTATAAAAAAACTACTTTAGCGCTGCCCAAACAAATCTAATTTTTATAGCTGAAAAAGCTGTATTTGATACCAAATTATAACCTATGAAAAAATTAAAGAAGCAAACTCTTTTAGTGTTATTAGTATGCATGTTTATTCCGGTTGTTGCTATTTCTCAGACTTCTGCACCAAAAGTAGCAATGCCAACACAACAAAATAAAATTATAATTGACAAAATTGTTGAAGCAGCACATTACAAAAACTACGTTATTGATTTTTGCTTAGCTACCATAAACGAAGCCGCTAGTGCAGAAAAATGGAACGATCAAAAAACACTTGAAACTACAGAAAGCATCAATTACAAAAACTTCAGAGATGCCGTTTATAATATGTTTGCCTTTTATAATGAAATAGATCTGGAGACTTTATTAAAAGCGTATCAAAACGACACCGCATTTCAAACTACAAATGCAATGACAACAAATGATGCACTTGCCTATAATCTTGAAATATTTGCAAATGATATTGTTCGCGGAAGATATATTTCTAAGTAAGGTTCAAAGTTGCAAAGATTAAAAGGAACAGAGGCTTTTCTTTTAGGTGCTAAGACACTAAGTTACTAAGGCTCTAAGTATTCAAAACTTTGATAAAGATCATACTAAATAATTAATCCGTCAATTCTATGGGAAATCAAATTAAAATTACTTTTTTACTTCTTGTTTTTGCTTTTATTAGTTGCAATCGAAACACAGAAAAGGCAGATAATCTTATAGTTAAAAACACTGCAAACGTTGTTGAAAGTTTTGATGAATTTAATATCAAATTTCACAAAGATTCTATTTTTCAGCTTTCGAGAATAAATTTCCCAATTGAAGGAAAATCAATTGATGGTTTTGATAAAAACGAATGGACTTCGAAAAACTGGGAAATCCTTAAAACTCCCGTTGTCGAAAAATCTGAAAACAAAGAATACGAACATTCTCTTGTAAAATCAGACACTATGGTTATCGAAAAATATTGGATAAAAGACAGTGGTTTTCTAGTTGAAAGAAAATTTAAAAGAGTCAAAAACAAATGGTTTCTGACTTATTATAATGATGTCAATTTGTAAACTATACTTTTAGGTATTCAAATCTTTGTCAAAGTTTAAAACTTTGACAAAGATTACGCAAGATGAGAACCTGAAATTCCAAAAAACCTGAAACAAAAACTTTACTCTCCTTTCGGTTTCAGAACTAATTTTGTCGAAGTTTTTATAATTTCCTCTTTATTTAATTTCATTTTTCTGAATTTTCCGGCATTGTACATTTCTGCCTGATCATCATAATGTTTGCTAAACGGATTTCCTGATTGTCCGGTTGGCAAAATACTCCAACTGTTTTCAATATCTGAGAAATCGACAATTCTTCTCGTCGAAGGCCCGCCTTTTACATGATAATTCCCTTCTTTATTAAATCCAAAGAACTGATTGTTTATCACTTCATTTGAACCCGGATCAGCAAAAGGTCCAACATTAAATAGTTTACGTAATGCAGCCACTTTTCCTAACGGATGTTCGTGTTCTACAGTATGCGCTTTTCCCCAATTCCAATCATTAATCTGATTGCCAAATTGTTTCTCAAGTGCAGCAATAGCTTCGTGAAAAGATTTCGAAACAATATCGCTTCTATTTTCTTTTACGTTTTTGGTTTTAATATTATCCCACCAAACGGAGTTTTCATTTTCAATTTGTCTGGCAATAATTTGTTTTCCTAAAGAGGTATCCAGAAATAAATTAAAATTGTCCTCGCCCATTTCGTCTTCAAAAGTATTTTTCAGATACAAATAAACCCATTTGTTGTAAATCGTTGGCGCAACATCTTCCAGATTATTCGTTCCTTTCCATGATTTCAAAATATTGATCGCTTCTTTTTCTTTTGCTGAAGCAGAATTAATATTTACATTCGAAATCAAACTCTGAACCACGCCCGGCGCAATTGGAGAAGTATTATCAAAAATCATTTTACTGATTGCTTCTTTATCCCAATCAGATTTCGCGTCCATTAAACCCGAAATTCTCTTTGCGCGATCTTCCGGCAAATAATACCCAGGATATAAAAAACCATCTATCGCTTCCGGTTGATTATTTGCCGAATAAACATAACCCCATTTTGGATTTTCGGAAGACGGATTCTTAGAAAAATCTAGATATTCCTTAATATCATCTTTGCCGCTGGCGCCATCTAAAATAAGAAACGTGTTAACACCTTTATCATGTTTATAAAGTTTTCCCGTTGCCCACCAAGCAACATTTCCTTTAGCATCGCCATACATTACATTCAATCCTGGTGCGGCAACCAATTGTACTGCTTTTCTAAAATCGTCTTTGCTTTTAGCATGCGAAAGTCCATAAATTGCATCAAGAATCTGAATTGGCTGTTGTGTATAAGTCCACGACATCGCAATTGGATTCTTTTTACCTAAACGTTCTAATAAATCGTTCATTATTGGTCCGTGTCGGCTTGATTTAACCGTCAAAACCACATCCGAAGTATCTTTTACTTTTATTGTCTTTTTTATCGATTCATAAGTTGCAAAACCAGTTGGAGTCTGATATTGATTTGCATCTCCAGCTTTATTCTTTTCTTCATAAAAATCAATATCATCATTTTCGAAC
This genomic interval carries:
- a CDS encoding NAD(P)/FAD-dependent oxidoreductase; the protein is MQTSLKIAVVGSGLVGSLLAIYLKKAGHTVHVYDRSPDIRKINFSGRSINLAMSNRGWKALDAVGVGDSVREIAIPMDKRAIHLVDKLNFQNYGQEGESIYSISRGTLNRKMIDLAEEAGAEFLFDQKIWDVTLSDATLHIGETERGEWEEKKYDMVFGADGAFSRIRHRMQRQSMFNYSQEFLNMGYKELNIPANADATHKLDKNSFHIWPRGEYMLIALPNLDGSFTCTLFMPFEGKNSFASLTDRKMVEDFFTKNFPDSIEVIPKLAEDFFKNPTSTLVTMKCFPWTYENKIALIGDACHAIVPFYGQGMNAGFEDITVLNEMIEKYGNDWKKIFSEYEISRKPNADAIAELSYRNFMEMSTKTADEKFLLQKKIEKAFSDKHPDKWIPLYSRVTFSDRPYTEALAIGDFQNEIMEQVLRTDNIENIWNTPEIENKILELLQNA
- a CDS encoding GNAT family protein: MKSELLQSDIILENERVLLIPFENERNIELKEIIFDDEIWKYMGIYVRNDSDFENYIKNTLKQKADGICYPFLIIDKTTNKVAGSTRYGYLNHASQKCEIGWTWYGKDFQGTGLNKACKYELLNFGFEKIQFRRIQFSADLENKKSQRAIEKLGAVKEGIFRNNYVDSEGKSKDDVYYSVILEEWKNTKRDNFSEYS
- a CDS encoding AraC family transcriptional regulator, encoding MNLYSEYYVSKNCERFVNKIWYLDNSIGESLIENKLVLPNGCFNLAIVSGNAIEVHTSKNKYTMNEGFYFCSQMTNKVLVNIQPKTKVTIIQLHAWTLSMFPNYDLSNFSDSILKIDQTELPFATKIDSGLNSDVLELLNILNIYFEELNLLNPTKNTIEKICEIIKLHHEEITVSEIGKSLKVSQRLLQIKFKTATGLTIKNYIQILKFRKSVDQMVNSNLDKLSLTDVALYNKYFDQSHFIKKFKDVTKTTPKMFNSNLYFLSKKR
- a CDS encoding class A beta-lactamase-related serine hydrolase — protein: MNINKSIFRLKAILVGILLFQFQIGFSQEEKNSEIYKTIMSRDSLLFNVGFNTCDISQFENLYSDKFEFYHDKDGPSDKAQFLFNLKKGLCGSRETYKARRYLVPNSTEIYPLYNKGVLYGAVQIGIHQFYEKSIGKNESFENAKEKFGSTARFTHLWTLENGVWKLTRSLSYDHQSTNTAGTKSDIFDNDQEIEKWLTQNNIPTLGIGVINNGKLQEVKVFGELQKGVSAPYNTIWNVASLTKPVTSIVALKLVSSGKWDLDEPLYKYWTDPDIANDPNTKLLTTRIILSHQTGFPNWRFMNESGKLDFKFKPGTKYQYSGEGLEYLRKALEKKFHKTLDQLADELIFQPLKMTDTKFLWKDITDVSRYAIGYDNKGNAYEPTKNKTVNAADDLLTTIGDYGTFLCSIMNSDGLSKKVFDDMTSHQIETKKNKYFGLGFEIYDLGNDNYALSHGGADKGVQTIFLLLPKTKQGLVIFTNVDDGYKVYEKIVTHYLGENGQKIIDIETK
- a CDS encoding nuclear transport factor 2 family protein — protein: MIKLFILILLFLTQAAFAQTNKDVLKMAALRTEIIKMDSLLFTVAFNQCDTTLFKKIIADDIEFYDDRSGLNASKANEIKSLMSKCAMSKKLIRKLNSTTIDKLGDFGAVQLGEHTFYFDGKPEGTAKFIHIWERKENEWHLKRIVSYEHRPIKK
- a CDS encoding serine hydrolase; this encodes MKNSIKLIAVCLFVQLFSLAVSAQDKAKQIDQLLTKYKEYGQFNGSALIAENGKIILKKGYGLANMEWDIPNQPNTKFRLGSISKQFTALLIVKLAEEGKLKLDVPITTYLPDYPKETGDKITIHNLLTHTSGIPNYTSSPNFLRDKSRNPYTPEDFIKTFNKLPLEFTPGEKFRYSNSGYFLLGYIIEKVSGKTYEQYLQEIILTPLKMANTGYDHFEVIIKNRASGYEKNGKNISNASFIDMSIPYAAGSLYSTVEDLYLWDQALYTNKLLSAKSMDLLFKPYITTGGNDFYGYGWFTSEETVGKKTDKVKVIEHGGGINGFNTVISRMPADKNLVVLLNNTGGTVLSEMNNSVRAILYNQSFDEPKKSLAFELLDVYTEKGATIGTNTYKKLKSDPTYGIKENDINQVGYQLLQTGKKKEAIEVFKINVETFPKSGNAYDSLGEAYLADGDKTLAIVNYKKSVELDPTNENGKKVLDEISKK
- a CDS encoding penicillin acylase family protein codes for the protein MRKIKKILLVLFLLIVILGIGLCAYIFHLKPKYEGEVQLKNLQKETTVYFDDFGVPHIYADSEKDAMTALGYVHAQERLWQMELLRRIAPGRLSEIFGSVALKNDKFFSGIGIEEASDKAIAKLDKNSQSYKMAMAYLDGINQYLDEGPTPVEFTVVGVKKEKFTIKDVYNIFGYMSFSFAMAQKTDPLLTFVRNKYGTEYLKDLGINSEFNTTRIKISKENIEEYTSISKSVAALLDNSPIPPFVGSNSWVAGPNKTKSGKVIFANDPHIGFSQPATWYEAHLVTPDFEMYGCYLAGTPYPLLAHNRNYAYGLTMFENDDIDFYEEKNKAGDANQYQTPTGFATYESIKKTIKVKDTSDVVLTVKSSRHGPIMNDLLERLGKKNPIAMSWTYTQQPIQILDAIYGLSHAKSKDDFRKAVQLVAAPGLNVMYGDAKGNVAWWATGKLYKHDKGVNTFLILDGASGKDDIKEYLDFSKNPSSENPKWGYVYSANNQPEAIDGFLYPGYYLPEDRAKRISGLMDAKSDWDKEAISKMIFDNTSPIAPGVVQSLISNVNINSASAKEKEAINILKSWKGTNNLEDVAPTIYNKWVYLYLKNTFEDEMGEDNFNLFLDTSLGKQIIARQIENENSVWWDNIKTKNVKENRSDIVSKSFHEAIAALEKQFGNQINDWNWGKAHTVEHEHPLGKVAALRKLFNVGPFADPGSNEVINNQFFGFNKEGNYHVKGGPSTRRIVDFSDIENSWSILPTGQSGNPFSKHYDDQAEMYNAGKFRKMKLNKEEIIKTSTKLVLKPKGE